The Streptomyces sp. NBC_00510 genomic interval TCGTACCACCTGCACCTGGGCCACGGCCTGGCGGTGCAGGCGCTGCGCGCCGCGGTCCCGCACGCGCAGATCGGCATCGTCAACAACCTCAGCCCCTGCGAACCGGCCTCCGACCGTCCCGAGGACGTCGCCGCGGCGCTGCGCTCCGACGGCCACACCAACCGCTGGTGGCTGGACCCGATCCACGGCCGCGGCTACCCGGAGGACATGCTGGAGCTGTACGGGGTCGAACTGCCGGTGCAGACGGGCGACATGGAGACCATCGCCGCGCCGCTGGACTGGCTGGGCCTCAACTACTACTTCCGTGACATCGTTGCCGACGACCCGTCGGGGCCGGTCCCCCACACCCGTGCCGTACGCGTCCCGGACGTCCGCCGCACCGCGATGGACTGGGAGGTGCACGCCGGCGGTCTGGAGCGGCTGCTGCTGCGGCTGACCGAGGAGTACGGCGCCCGCAAGATCTACGTCACCGAGAACGGCTCGGCGTACGAGGACCGCGTCGGCCCCGACGGCCAGGTCCACGACCCCGAGCGCACCGCCTACCTGGAGGAGCACCTGGCGGCCTGCGCCCGTGCCGTGCGCGGCGGCGCCCCGCTCGCCGGCTACTTCGCCTGGTCGCTGCTGGACAACTTCGAGTGGGCGTACGGCTACGACAAGCGCTTCGGCCTCGTCCACGTCGACTACGAGACCCAGCGCCGGACCGTGAAGGGCAGCGGCCGCCGCTACGCCGACATCATCGCCGCCCACCGGCGCCGCGCCCGCAGCGCGGCCTGACCTCCCTCGCCATCCCGTCTCCACCCCCCACACAGGAGATCCGCGATGCCACACTCCCCCCACGTCGGACGCCTGGTCGCCGTGCTCGCGGCGGTCGCCGCGGCGTTAGCCGGGTTGGTGCTCGCCGGACCGGGAGCGGCCGCCGCCACGGCCGTCCAGGTCACCATGACCACCACCTCCGACGGCAGGACCGTGGTCAAGGGCCTGCAGGCACAGACCCCGGCCGCCTTCGAGGCGGGCAATGGCAGCGGCGGCACGGTCATCACGGTGGACCCCGCCGCCCGCTACCAGCCCTTTGAGGGCGGCGGGGCGTCCTTCACCGACAGCGCCGCCTGGCTGATGAACTCCTCCGGCGCCCTGTCGGCGGCCACCCGTGACGCCACCCTGCGCAAGCTGTTCTCCCCCACGGAGGGCATCGGCCTGGGCTTCCTGCGCAACCCGATGGGCGCCTCGGACATCGCGCGCAGCCACTACACGTACGACGACACCTGCTGCGACCTGTCGGACTTCTCCATCTCCCGGGACCTGGCCGACGTCCTGCCGCTGACCCAGCAGGCGCGCCTGCTCAACCCGGCACTGAAGATCATGGCGGTGCCGTGGTCGGCGCCGGCGTGGATGAAGGACAACGGCAAGCTGACCCAGATGGGCAAGCTGAAGCCGGAGTTCTACGACACCTACGCGCAGTACTTCGTGAAGTACCTGCAGGCCTACGAGCAGCGCGGCGTCCACGTCGACTACGTGTCGGTGCAGAACGAGCCGCAGTGCTGCGGCGCGAACAGCAGCTACCCCACGATGGAGTGGACGGCGGCCACGCTGCTGGACTTCACCAAGAACCACCTCTTCCCGGCGTTCCGTTCGGCCGGGATCACCACCAAGGCGCTGATCCACGACTGGAACCACGGCGACTGGAACACCACCGGCGCCGGCCAGCTCGCCGACGCCGCCCTGCGCGGCGACCCGCTCTTCGGCGGCGTCGCCTGGCACGGCTACGCGCCCACCCCGCCGGACTACGCGCTGGGCAGCACCGTCCAGAGCCAGTACCCGGGCGTGGCGCAGTACGAGACCGAGCACTCCGGCGGCACCTGGGTCACCGACCAGCAGCTTGAGGACCTGCGGGACATCACCGGCTTCACGCGCAACTGGGCCCGCGCGTATGTGAAGTGGTCGCTGGCGCTGGACCAGGCGATGGGCCCGCACGCGGGCGGCTGCGGCACCTGCACCGGGCTGATCACGGTGCACAACGGGGACGCGCGCAGCGGGCAGGTCGACTACACCGTGGAGTACTACACGATGGGCCAGCTGACGAAGTTCGTCCGCGCGGGCGGGGTACGGATCGGCAGCAACGCCACCGACCCGGTGTGGAACACGGCCTTCGTCAACACCGACGGGCAGCGGGTGCTGGTCACCCACAACTCCTCGTCGTCAGCCCAGCAGATCACGGTCCGCGAGGCCGGGCAGCACTTCTCGTACAGCCTGCCCGCCCGCGCCACGACCACGTTCACCTGGTCCGGCGCGCCGACCGGCGGCGGGGGCGGCGACGGGGACGGCATCAGCAGCTCCGCCTGGTACCAGGTGGCCGGCGCCGGCTCCGGCAAGTGCGTGGACGCCAAGGACCGGGGCACCGCCAACGGCACGGCGGTGCAGCAGTGGAGCTGCGTCGCCGGGCAGGCCAACCAGCAGTGGCAGTTCCGCCCGACCGACGGCGGCTACTACCGGGTGGTGAACCGCAACGCGACCGCCACCGAGCAGGTCTGGGACGTCACCGGCGGGGCGTCGGCGACGGGTGACTCCGTGCCGGTGCAGACCTGGCAGTGGTCCTCGGGCGTCAACCAGCAGTGGAAGCCGGTGCTCCAGGCGGACGGCTCGTACGTCCTCACGGCCCGGCACAGCGGCAAGTGCCTGGACGTCACGGCGGCCTCGACGGCCGACGGCGCCCTGCTGCAGCAGTACACCTGCAACGGCACCACCGCCCAGTCCTTCCGGCTGACCCCGGCGGGCTGACCGACCCCGCGCGGCACCGGCGTACGAGGGAGACGCCGGCGCCGCGCGGCACCAACCCCCCTCCGGGGCACCGGGGCCCCGGAGGGGGCACCACTGTCGCGGTGCGCGCCGTGGACGACCTCGCGGGGGTGATCCCCGTCGGCCGCGACGGCGGACAGGGGCTGGTCCCCGGGGGACCTGCCCGCCAGGACGTGCTGCCTCCCCGCGCACCGGGCCTTCCCTAGCGGGGGCGGCGCCGACTCCGAGGCCGAACTGGTCGCGGCGGCCGAGGCGGTTCTCGCCGATCCCGCCGTCGGGTGGGAGGCGTCCGGGACGTGGCGGACCGACGGACCCGCGGTGCTCATGGACTCCGCCGAGGCGGGGGGCCTGCCGGCCGTCGGGTACCCCGGCGGCGGCATGCCCGAACAGGCCCCCGTCCCGCTGCCTCCCGGGCGCTGGGCGGTACGCGCCGTCCAGGCGAGGGCCGGCGACCGCACCTCGCTCGGTCTGGTGCGGCTCGTGCCCGCCGCCTCTTGAAGCCCGTCAGGCCAGGGTGTCCCACCGCCGGGTGAGGCGGTCGGCGCCCGCGTCGGTCAGCGAGCCCCACAGGCGCAGCCGGGCGATGCCGCCGTCGGGGTAGGTCTCCAGGCGCACGTGGGTGGCGGGCGGGGTGTCGACCACGAAGCGGTGGACGGTGTCGGGCTGCAGGGGGGTGCGGCTCAGGATCTCGAACCAGTCGCCGTCCTCGCCGTCGCGGCCGAGCAGGGCGGCCCAGCCGGCGGCGTTGCCCTTGTAGTAGCCGGTGTCGATCTCGGCGGCGCGGACGACGCCCTGCCCGGCGAGGCGGTAGCGCGCCCAGTCGTGGCCCTTGTCGCGGCGGCGGCGGGTCTCCCAGCCGTCGCCCATGCGGCGGGACGTGCCCGGCAGGATCGGGTTGAGCGGGGAGGAGTAGAAGCGGTCGGAGACGTCCTCGGCGGTGCCGCCGTTCTCCAGCGCGACCAGGTCGAAGGTGCCGAGCGCGGTCAGCCACGCCGGGTCGGGGACGACCTCGCCGTGGACGCGCAGCCGGGCGATGCCGCCGTCGGGGAACTGCCTGAGCCGCAGGTGGGTGAAGCGGCGCTCCACGGCCACCTCGAAGCCGTTGGCGGCGTGGCCGCCGACGGCCGTGCGGGGCACGAGTTCCGTCCACCGCACGCCGTCGGCGAGCAGGTCCGCGGGCGCGGCGCCCAGGGGCGCGCAGGTGGCCTCGACGGCGATCTGCCGGGGGTGGTTGCCGCGGAAGTGGGCGGTGTCCACGACCAGGCCGCGCACGACCCCGGGGGCGGCCAGGCGGATCAGCGCCCAGTCGTGGTCGGCGTCGGCGGGGTGCGGGTCGGCGGCGTCGCTGCCACGGCGGCGGCGGGTCTCCCAGCCGTCCATGACCTGGCCCTTGTGGCCGAAGTGCTCGGCGCGGAACTCGGGGCGTCCGGGGACGAGCAGGTTCTCCCGCTCGGCGAAGAACTCGTCGTTGGCGGCGATCACCCCGGCGCCCAGGCGCCGGTCGGCGAGGTCGACGAGGCCCGTGAAGGGCAGGTCGGCGCCGCGGTAGTCGGCGTAGGGATCCCCTCCGGGGTACGGCTGGGCGGCGCCGGTGTACCGGGGTATGGCGGTCACGCGTTCTCCCTTGTGATGAGGCGGCCGGAGGGGTGGGCCGGGGTGCCGTGGTCGGCGATCCGCTCGCCGCGCAGCCAGGTGCTCCGTACGACCCCCTGGAGGGTGCGGCCCGCGTAGGCGGTGACCTGGTTGCGGTGGTGGAGCGCCGCCGGGTCCACGGTGAAGCTCTCGTCGGGCGCCAGGACGGCGAAGTCGGCGTCGTGGCCGGGCGCGACGGCGCCCTTGGTGGTGAGTCCGGCCAGGCGCGCCGGTCCCCGCGCCATCCAGCGGACCACGTCGGCGAGCGTGGCGCCACGCCGGCGGGCCTCGGTCCAGATCGCGGGCAGGCCGAGCTGGAGGGAGGAGATCCCGCCCCAGGCGGCGCCGAAGTCGCCGGTGTCGAGGTGCTTGAGGTCGACGGTGGAGGGCGAGTGGTCGGAGACGACGCAGTCCAGGGTGCCGTCGAGCAGGCCCTGCCACAGGGCCTCCCGGTTGCCCGCCTCGCGGATCGGCGGGCAGCACTTGAACTGGGTCGCGCCGTCGGGGACCTCCTCGGCGGTGAGCGTCAGGTAGTGCGGGCAGGTCTCGGCCGTCAGGCGTACGCCGTCGCGGCGGGCGGCGGCGATCAGGGGCAGGGCCTCGGCGGAGGACAGGTGCAGGATGTGCACCCGGCAGTCCAGGCGGCGGGCGAGGGCGATCAGCGCCTCGACGGCGGCGTTCTCGGCGGCGCGGGGGCGGGAAGCGAGGAAACCGGCGTACGCGGGCCCGGAGGGCTGCGGGGCGGCGTCGATGAGCCGGGGGTCCTCGGCGTGGACGATCAGCAGCCCGTCGAAGCGGGCGATCTCGCGCATCGCCTCCTCCAGTTCGGCCGGGGCGAGCTGCGGGAACTCATCGACGCCCGAGGGCAGCAGGAAGCACTTGAAGCCGAAGACCCCGGCGTCGTGGAGCGGGCGCAGGTCCTTGGTGTTGCCGGGGACGGCGCCGCCCCAGAAGCCGACGTCGGTGTGGATCCGGCCGCGGGCGGTCGCGCGCTTGACCTCCAGGTGGGCGGTGGTGGTGGTCGGGGGGACGCTGTTGAGCGGCATGTCGATCAGCGTCGTGACGCCGCCGGCGGCGGCCGCCCGGGTGGCGGTCCCGAAGCCCTCCCACTCGCTGCGGCCGGGGTCGTTGACGTGCACGTGGGTGTCGACCAGGCCGGGGAGCAGGGCGTCCGCGCCGAGGTCGACCAGGCGCGCGCCGGCCGGGGGCTCGGTCCCGTACGGCAGCACGGCGGCGATCCGGCCGCCGGCGACGGCCACGTCGGCGGGGCGCTCGCCCTGCGGTGTGACCACCCGTGGTGAACGCAGCACCAGTTCGATCCCGTCAGCGGCCTCGGACACGCGTTCCCCTTCCACCGGCGCCCACAGAAATTCAACGTTCTGTTGAAATGCATCCTCCGCTCGCGCGCGAGCCTGCGTCAACCCCTGCCCGGGCACCACGGGAGGCTCCGGCAGTACAGTTGGAGAATTCCACCCAATGGAATGCGTTTTCCGCGCCCACCGGCCACCGCCGCGTCCACGACCGCCCCGAACGGCGATCGCATGCCTGGTCAGGGTCGGTAGGCTGCACCACTACACCGTCCGCCTGGGGAGGAAACGTGGCGTCAGACCGCGCCGGGGGCGTACAGTCCCTCGAACGCGCCTTCGACCTGCTGGAGCGGATGGCCGACGCGGGCGGGGAGGTGGGCCTCAGCGAACTGTCCGCGAGCAGCGGGCTGCCGCTGCCCACGATCCACCGTCTGATGCGCACCCTGGTCGACTGCGGCTACGTGCGCCAGCAGCCCAACCGCCGCTACGCGCTGGGACCCCGGCTGATCCGCCTCGGCGAGAGCTCGGCCCGCCTCCTGGGCACCTGGGCCCGCCCCTACCTGGCGGAACTGGTCGAGGCGACCGGCGAGACCGCCAACATGGCGCTCCTGGACGGGGACGAGGTCGTCTACGTCGCCCAGGTCCCCTCACGGCACTCGATGCGGATGTTCACCGAGGTCGGACGGCGCGTCCTGCCGCACTCCACGGGAGTCGGCAAGGCCCTGCTGGCGCACGTCCCGCCGGAGGAGGTACGGGCCCTGCTGGCCCGCACCGGGATGCCGGCGGCCACCGAGCGGACCATCGTCGACCCGGACGCCTTCCTCGCGGAACTGGAGCACATCCGCGCCCAGGGCTACGCCGTGGACGACAACGAGCAGGAGGTGGGGGTCCGCTGCCTGGCGGTCACCGTCCCCGACTCCCCCACGGCCGCCGCCATCTCCATCTCCGGACCCGCCGGACGGGTGACCGAGGCGGCCACGGAGAAGATCGTGCCGGTGCTGCAGGGCGTGGCGCGGCAACTGTCGTCCGCGCTGGCCAGCAACGGCGCCGCCTAGCCCGGGGCATCACGATGCCGCTCGTGGGTCGGGGTACGCCCAGGCCGGCGCGGCAGCGGTGTGAGGGGCGGCCCAGGGTGGCTCGGGGCACCTCACGGCGGCTTGACCTCGAGCGCACTCCAAGGCCTACGGTCGTCACCGTAGCGACCACGACCCCGGACGGGGAGAACCATGCAACTGGGCCTGCACCTCACGAAATTCGACCACCCCGAGGGACCCGCCGGGCTCGCGCCCGCGCTCGCCGCGGCCGGCGAGGCCGCCGAGTCGGCCGGCGCGGGCTGGCTGTCGGTGATGGACCACTACTTCCAGATGGAGAACAACGGGGGCGCCGAGGCGGCGATGCTGGAGGCCTACACGACGCTGGGCTTCCTCGCCGCCCGCACCTCCTCCGTACGGCTGGGCGTCCTCGTCACGGGGATCACCTACCGCCACCCCGGCCTGCTGGCGAAGATCGCGACCACCCTCGACGTGCTGTCCGGCGGCCGGGCGACCCTGGGCCTCGGCGCGGCCTGGTACGAGCGTGAGCACCTGGGCCTGGGCGTGCCCTTCCCGCCGCTCGCGGAGCGCTTCGAGCGGCTGGAGGAGACGCTGCGGATCTGCCTGCAGATGTGGGACCAGGACGACGACGGCCCCTTCAAGGGCGCGCACTACTCACTGGCGGAGACCCGCTGCACCCCGCCCCCGGTGAGCACGCCCCACCCCGAGATCATGATCGGGGGCGGCGGCGAGCGGAAGACGCTCCGCCTGGTCGCCCGGTACGCGGACGCCTGCAACCTCTTCGCCTCCTCGACCGCCGAGGTCGCGCACAAGCTGGACGTGCTGCGCGCGCACTGCGACGAGGCCGGACGCGACTACGCGCGGATCCGCAAGACCATGCTCTTCGTCGGCGAGTCCCTCCGCACCGGCGACACCGACGCCTTCGTCGCCGAGATGGCCGGTTACGCCGAACTCGGCATCGACACGGTCATCGTGGTGCCGCCGGACGCCGAACCGGCCGGCTGGATCGACAGCCACTGCGCGCCGGCCGTCCCCCGGCTGGCCGAGCTCGGCTGACCGGCCCCGCGGGCACCCCACGTCACTCGGGACGCGGGGTGCCGAACAGCTCGATCGCCCGCCGGACCTCGGTGAGGGCACCGGCCAGGGCGCTGACGGAGCCGAGCGCCCCGGCGATCACGAGCAGGCCGCGGCGCAGCCGCAGGACGTCCGGGACGCCGGCGGCCGCGGCGGCGGCCAGCGCGGAGAGCTCGTCCTCGGCGATGTGCCGGTCCGGTAAGTTGGCGCGGTACCCGGCGAGTTCACGGCGACAACGGGCGACCGCGGCCCGCAGGGCGGTCACCCTCGGGTCGAGGGTCCCCTCGTCGTCGACCGCCGCGCGGGCGGCCATGTCCTTCACCACAGATACGTCCCCCACAGGTAGGCCCCCGGTGATTCCCATGGACGGCCGGCCCCATCCGGTCCGCCGTATCGGGGAGGACAGTAAACGCGACGGAGCGCTTCCCCCGCTATACGGAGAGCGAAATCCGCCGTAACTTCCTGCCCCGCGTGACGACTTGCCGACATTAACGTCCGGGGGCCGCGGTTCGGTTCCAGTCCACGAGTTCCCAGTGCCCCGCGCCGTCACGCCGCCAGCGGGCCATCGAGGCGTTGACCACGCGGGCGTCGCCCGGCGGCGGGGGACCGAGCAGCCGGCGCAGCGCCAGCACCACCGCGTCGTGCGTGACGAGCAGCAGGGGCGGCCCCGGGCGGGCGACCGCGTCCGCCAGGAAGTCCCCGACGCGGGCCTCGACATCCCGCGACGACTCCCCGCCCGGCGGGCGGTAGTCGGCCTCACCCTCACGCTCACGCCGCCGCGACTCCTCGGGGAAGCGCTCGCGGACCCCCTGCGGGGTGAGCAGTTCCAGCAGGCCCATGCCGCGGTCCCGGAGGCGTTCGTCGTAGGTGACGGGCGGCCGTTCGCGGCCCGCGGCCGTACCGACCTCCTCGACGG includes:
- the allB gene encoding allantoinase AllB; translated protein: MSEAADGIELVLRSPRVVTPQGERPADVAVAGGRIAAVLPYGTEPPAGARLVDLGADALLPGLVDTHVHVNDPGRSEWEGFGTATRAAAAGGVTTLIDMPLNSVPPTTTTAHLEVKRATARGRIHTDVGFWGGAVPGNTKDLRPLHDAGVFGFKCFLLPSGVDEFPQLAPAELEEAMREIARFDGLLIVHAEDPRLIDAAPQPSGPAYAGFLASRPRAAENAAVEALIALARRLDCRVHILHLSSAEALPLIAAARRDGVRLTAETCPHYLTLTAEEVPDGATQFKCCPPIREAGNREALWQGLLDGTLDCVVSDHSPSTVDLKHLDTGDFGAAWGGISSLQLGLPAIWTEARRRGATLADVVRWMARGPARLAGLTTKGAVAPGHDADFAVLAPDESFTVDPAALHHRNQVTAYAGRTLQGVVRSTWLRGERIADHGTPAHPSGRLITRENA
- the alc gene encoding allantoicase, with the translated sequence MTAIPRYTGAAQPYPGGDPYADYRGADLPFTGLVDLADRRLGAGVIAANDEFFAERENLLVPGRPEFRAEHFGHKGQVMDGWETRRRRGSDAADPHPADADHDWALIRLAAPGVVRGLVVDTAHFRGNHPRQIAVEATCAPLGAAPADLLADGVRWTELVPRTAVGGHAANGFEVAVERRFTHLRLRQFPDGGIARLRVHGEVVPDPAWLTALGTFDLVALENGGTAEDVSDRFYSSPLNPILPGTSRRMGDGWETRRRRDKGHDWARYRLAGQGVVRAAEIDTGYYKGNAAGWAALLGRDGEDGDWFEILSRTPLQPDTVHRFVVDTPPATHVRLETYPDGGIARLRLWGSLTDAGADRLTRRWDTLA
- a CDS encoding RICIN domain-containing protein, encoding MPHSPHVGRLVAVLAAVAAALAGLVLAGPGAAAATAVQVTMTTTSDGRTVVKGLQAQTPAAFEAGNGSGGTVITVDPAARYQPFEGGGASFTDSAAWLMNSSGALSAATRDATLRKLFSPTEGIGLGFLRNPMGASDIARSHYTYDDTCCDLSDFSISRDLADVLPLTQQARLLNPALKIMAVPWSAPAWMKDNGKLTQMGKLKPEFYDTYAQYFVKYLQAYEQRGVHVDYVSVQNEPQCCGANSSYPTMEWTAATLLDFTKNHLFPAFRSAGITTKALIHDWNHGDWNTTGAGQLADAALRGDPLFGGVAWHGYAPTPPDYALGSTVQSQYPGVAQYETEHSGGTWVTDQQLEDLRDITGFTRNWARAYVKWSLALDQAMGPHAGGCGTCTGLITVHNGDARSGQVDYTVEYYTMGQLTKFVRAGGVRIGSNATDPVWNTAFVNTDGQRVLVTHNSSSSAQQITVREAGQHFSYSLPARATTTFTWSGAPTGGGGGDGDGISSSAWYQVAGAGSGKCVDAKDRGTANGTAVQQWSCVAGQANQQWQFRPTDGGYYRVVNRNATATEQVWDVTGGASATGDSVPVQTWQWSSGVNQQWKPVLQADGSYVLTARHSGKCLDVTAASTADGALLQQYTCNGTTAQSFRLTPAG
- a CDS encoding GH1 family beta-glucosidase gives rise to the protein MTLDLSALPDGFVWGAATAAYQIEGAVAEDGRAPSIWDTFSRTPGKVANGDTGDVACDHYHRVPEDIGLMGRLGLDAYRFSLAWPRVMPQGGGPVNPSGLAFYDRLVDGLLEAGITPFPTLYHWDLPQAQQDRGGWPERETALRFADYAAVVAERLGDRVTHWATLNEPLCSAWIGHLQGVMAPGLTDLTAAVRASYHLHLGHGLAVQALRAAVPHAQIGIVNNLSPCEPASDRPEDVAAALRSDGHTNRWWLDPIHGRGYPEDMLELYGVELPVQTGDMETIAAPLDWLGLNYYFRDIVADDPSGPVPHTRAVRVPDVRRTAMDWEVHAGGLERLLLRLTEEYGARKIYVTENGSAYEDRVGPDGQVHDPERTAYLEEHLAACARAVRGGAPLAGYFAWSLLDNFEWAYGYDKRFGLVHVDYETQRRTVKGSGRRYADIIAAHRRRARSAA
- a CDS encoding histidine phosphatase family protein, translated to MTRWIIAVRHGESEANAAFARGRSLDGVRDADVALTALGREQSARLGRDLLALPGAEAPGRVRCSPFERARQTLRAVEEVGTAAGRERPPVTYDERLRDRGMGLLELLTPQGVRERFPEESRRREREGEADYRPPGGESSRDVEARVGDFLADAVARPGPPLLLVTHDAVVLALRRLLGPPPPGDARVVNASMARWRRDGAGHWELVDWNRTAAPGR
- a CDS encoding DUF5955 family protein, which codes for MAARAAVDDEGTLDPRVTALRAAVARCRRELAGYRANLPDRHIAEDELSALAAAAAAGVPDVLRLRRGLLVIAGALGSVSALAGALTEVRRAIELFGTPRPE
- a CDS encoding LLM class F420-dependent oxidoreductase gives rise to the protein MQLGLHLTKFDHPEGPAGLAPALAAAGEAAESAGAGWLSVMDHYFQMENNGGAEAAMLEAYTTLGFLAARTSSVRLGVLVTGITYRHPGLLAKIATTLDVLSGGRATLGLGAAWYEREHLGLGVPFPPLAERFERLEETLRICLQMWDQDDDGPFKGAHYSLAETRCTPPPVSTPHPEIMIGGGGERKTLRLVARYADACNLFASSTAEVAHKLDVLRAHCDEAGRDYARIRKTMLFVGESLRTGDTDAFVAEMAGYAELGIDTVIVVPPDAEPAGWIDSHCAPAVPRLAELG
- a CDS encoding immunity 21 family protein; this encodes MPARTCCLPAHRAFPSGGGADSEAELVAAAEAVLADPAVGWEASGTWRTDGPAVLMDSAEAGGLPAVGYPGGGMPEQAPVPLPPGRWAVRAVQARAGDRTSLGLVRLVPAAS
- a CDS encoding IclR family transcriptional regulator, whose protein sequence is MASDRAGGVQSLERAFDLLERMADAGGEVGLSELSASSGLPLPTIHRLMRTLVDCGYVRQQPNRRYALGPRLIRLGESSARLLGTWARPYLAELVEATGETANMALLDGDEVVYVAQVPSRHSMRMFTEVGRRVLPHSTGVGKALLAHVPPEEVRALLARTGMPAATERTIVDPDAFLAELEHIRAQGYAVDDNEQEVGVRCLAVTVPDSPTAAAISISGPAGRVTEAATEKIVPVLQGVARQLSSALASNGAA